Part of the Cohnella candidum genome, AAGAAATTCAGCACGGATTGAACCGGGCTGTGCAGCTATACGGAGATCGACTTTTTACATACGGCGATCCGCTCGGATCTCCATCCCTGCGAGAGGCGATATCCCGGCACCTGGCAGACTCTCAAATTTTCGCCGGCTCCGAACGGATAGGCGTCGTCTCCGGCGCCCAACAAGCTCTTCACTTGCTTGCCTCCATGCCGTTTCCGAACGGGAAATCGGCGATCTTGGTCGAACAGCCCTGCTATGCCGGCATGTTGAAATTATTGAATCTCCTCGGGGTAACGGCAATCGGGGTAACCCGGACGGAATCCGGCCTCGACCTTGACGAACTGGAACGGCATTTTCGGAACAATGCCATCAAGTTTTTCTATACGGTCCCCAGGTTCCACAACCCGCTCGGAACCAGCTTGTCGCGTCGGGAGAAAGAAGCCATCGCTTCTATGGCGGAGAAGTATGATGTGTATATCGTGGAGGACGACTATCTCGCGGACTTGGAAACGGACGGCAAATCCGATCCCATCTGCAGCTATGATCATTCGGGCCGCGTCATCTACATCCGAAGCTTCTCCAAAATCATGCTGCCCGGCCTGCGACTCGGCGCCGCCGTACTTCCACAGGCACTCATTCCTTTGTTTCGAATGTACAAATCTTCGAGCGATTTGAGCACATCCGCCCTTTCGCAAGCCGCTCTGGAGATTCATCTGGGCAGCGGATTGTTTCAGCGCCACGCCGACATGATGAGGAAACGCTACGGCATTCGGATGAAGGCTCTTCAAGAGGCATGCGGCCGGCATTTGAACGAAGGTTTCCGTCTAATCCAACCGGCCGGCGGTATATTTGCCCAACTCGAGCTGCCCGGTCCATTGGCGGCAGAGGAGCTGGCCGCGGCCCTTCGCCAGAAAGACGTGCATGTTTTCCCAACGGTGCATTGCTTCCTGCCGAGCGTGGAAAGCGCGAATGGCTTGCGCCTCGGCGTTATTCGGACGAATGAAGAAGAGATCGAGGAAGGCGTCCGAATGATCCGCCAGACGGCCGACGAGCTCATGAGCCCAAGAAGAACAAACAAACTTAGCCGAGCAGCCGTTACTTGGATTTAGAAAAAAAGCCCGTGCTCTTCCGCACGGGCTCAGCGGTCACCTTCGTTAGGAGATGGACGCCTCGTATATGGAACGAATGGAGCGAGTCAGCGTCTCGTTGAACTGCTCATCCGACTGTTGATCTGACAATCCTTCCGCCAAAGCGCGGGAAAAACTCGCGATTAAGCCGTGATTCCGGGCCAGCCGTTCGTTGGCTTCCTCCCGGTCGTAACCGCCGGACAACGCGACGACCCGAGCGACGTGCGGCTCATCCATTAAATCACGGTAGAAATCGTCCTCTGTCGGAATCGAGAGCTTCAACATGACCGTCACGTCGGGGGCAAGAGAAGATAACCGTTTGAAAATTTCGTCCTTCAAGATCCGTTCCGATTCAAGCTTATCGGTGCTATTAATGTCGACTTCCGGCTCGATGATGGGGACAAGCCCTGCGGCCCAAATTTGCTTGCCGAGCTCGAACTGCTGCTCCACCACCTGGCGTATCCCTTGCGGATTCGCTTCATGAATGACCGAACGCATCTTCGTTCCGAAGACGTTGCGCTCTACCGCTCTCCGCAGCAAGCTATCCAGATCGGGAATCGCCTTCATCATTTGCACGCCGTCGTCCGATTCAGCCAGTCCTTTGTCGATCTTCAAAAAGGGAACGACCCCTTTCTTCTCCCAAAGATAATCGGCCGTAAACAACCCATCGATTTTCCGGTCCATCGTGTTCTCGAACAGGATGGCTCCAAGGATGTAGTCCGCGTCAAACGATGGGCTCTTGATGATGCGGGTCCTCATTTCATGCACAAGCGCAAACATTTCCTCGTCACCGGAATAACGGCTCGGCTCTATGCCGTACTGCTGCAGTGCCTTTGGCGTGCTCCCCCCGCTTTGATCCAGCGCGGCGATAAATCCTTGACCGGTGCGAATCCGTTCCAGCTGCAGTTTGTTCATGTGTGAATTCCTCCCCAAAATAAATAAACCTCATGTCATCTGGAGTTCTCATATTCCTGATGAACGGTTTTGAAGAAAACAATGCAACTTACCCGAGTGACGATAAAAGTGATGAATAACGATCCCCAAGTCCAAAACCAATTCCATCTGTCATAGCGAATTAAATTCGTATGACGCAGGATGAGCAGCTCGATAATCGTTAAACCGGTGCAGAAGATTATATAGTAGCTTATCTGCCATAGCCGGTTGCGATGCACGGGATAATAAACATTAAATACGGCGCACATCATGGGGTAGGCGAGAAACTCATAGATAAAG contains:
- a CDS encoding PLP-dependent aminotransferase family protein, which codes for MKYEHVKDDLKQRINSGAIKPGGKLPSIRELSVQWECSKNTVIRAIDELEKEHLIYSVPKSGHYVIVRSSKSEDRPEGRIDFAMAAPDPGVIPYEEIQHGLNRAVQLYGDRLFTYGDPLGSPSLREAISRHLADSQIFAGSERIGVVSGAQQALHLLASMPFPNGKSAILVEQPCYAGMLKLLNLLGVTAIGVTRTESGLDLDELERHFRNNAIKFFYTVPRFHNPLGTSLSRREKEAIASMAEKYDVYIVEDDYLADLETDGKSDPICSYDHSGRVIYIRSFSKIMLPGLRLGAAVLPQALIPLFRMYKSSSDLSTSALSQAALEIHLGSGLFQRHADMMRKRYGIRMKALQEACGRHLNEGFRLIQPAGGIFAQLELPGPLAAEELAAALRQKDVHVFPTVHCFLPSVESANGLRLGVIRTNEEEIEEGVRMIRQTADELMSPRRTNKLSRAAVTWI
- a CDS encoding fructose bisphosphate aldolase, which encodes MNKLQLERIRTGQGFIAALDQSGGSTPKALQQYGIEPSRYSGDEEMFALVHEMRTRIIKSPSFDADYILGAILFENTMDRKIDGLFTADYLWEKKGVVPFLKIDKGLAESDDGVQMMKAIPDLDSLLRRAVERNVFGTKMRSVIHEANPQGIRQVVEQQFELGKQIWAAGLVPIIEPEVDINSTDKLESERILKDEIFKRLSSLAPDVTVMLKLSIPTEDDFYRDLMDEPHVARVVALSGGYDREEANERLARNHGLIASFSRALAEGLSDQQSDEQFNETLTRSIRSIYEASIS
- a CDS encoding CBO0543 family protein, whose product is MTIERGILIGVTIVSLLLVLVIPREKYRLALVAFSVKQLITTILGHVTVESGALSYPVREFAQVNRTSFIYEFLAYPMMCAVFNVYYPVHRNRLWQISYYIIFCTGLTIIELLILRHTNLIRYDRWNWFWTWGSLFITFIVTRVSCIVFFKTVHQEYENSR